Part of the Bacteroidota bacterium genome, TTGTGTATCAGCTGAAAAGGCATCAAAAAAAACAATGTCATAAATTGAAGAAAATGAATAATTTTCAAGACTTGATTTTATTTTTAATAGATTAAAGTTTTCATTTATCTTTTCCTCCTTATTCCACTGTGCCTGATGTAGTTTGTTGAAAAGTTCAGTATCTTTTTCACTTATCAGTTTGGGTAAATTTAACTCAGAAATAGTTTTGTTGTCAATAGGAAATTTTTCAATAGCATGATAATCAACATTAAGATTATTTTTTAATGCATATTCTAAAGTTAAAAAGGCATTTAAGCCTGTTCCAAAACCAACTTCAAAAACTCTTATTGGATTTTTATCAATTTGTTGGATTCCA contains:
- the mnmD gene encoding tRNA (5-methylaminomethyl-2-thiouridine)(34)-methyltransferase MnmD; the encoded protein is MKTTVVKTQDGSHTLFSLEFNEHYHSVFGAIQESQHVFIKNGIQQIDKNPIRVFEVGFGTGLNAFLTLEYALKNNLNVDYHAIEKFPIDNKTISELNLPKLISEKDTELFNKLHQAQWNKEEKINENFNLLKIKSSLENYSFSSIYDIVFFDAFSADTQSELWTKEIFSKIYNSLDNNALLTTYSSKGLVKRNLRSAGFKVKRLAGPKGKFHILNAWKE